In Oncorhynchus nerka isolate Pitt River linkage group LG26, Oner_Uvic_2.0, whole genome shotgun sequence, one DNA window encodes the following:
- the LOC135564720 gene encoding cytochrome P450 2K4-like, which produces MSLMEGLLQTSSTVTLLGTLLFLLVLYLRSSGSSSEEQGREPPGPRPLPLLGNMLQLDLKKPYCTLCELSKKYGSIFTVHFGPMKVVVLAGYKTVKQALVNQAEDFGDRDITPVFYDFNQGHGILFTNGDSWKEMRRFALTNLRDFGMGKKGSEEKILEEIPYLIEVLEKHEGKAFDTAQPVLYAVSNIISAIVYGSRFEYTDPLFTGMVNRTNENVHLIGSASLQMYNMFPWLGPWINNLTHLKKNVADMKMEVTELVRGLKETLNPHMCRGFVDSFLVRKQTLEESGNMDSFYHDDNLVFSVGNLFGAGTDTTGTTLRWGLLLMAKYPHIQDQVQEEISRVIGSRQTLVEDKKNLPYTDAVIHETQRLASIAPMAVPHTTSRDVTFQGYFIKKGTSVIPLLTSVLQDDSEWESPNTFNPSHFLDEQGGFVKRDAFMAFSAGRRVCLGEGLARIELFLFFTSLLQRFRFSPPPGVTEDDLDLTPLPGFTLHPSPHQLCAVSRV; this is translated from the exons ATGTCTCTTATGGAAGGTCTTCTACAGACATCAAGCACGGTGACACTGCTGGGTACTTTGCTGTTTCTGCTGGTCCTCTACCTCCGCTCCTCTGGTTCCAGCTctgaggaacaggggagggagccTCCAGGACCGAGGCCGCTGCCCCTGCTTGGTAACATGCTCCAGCTGGACCTCAAGAAGCCCTACTGCACTCTCTGCGAG CTCTCCAAGAAATATGGTTCCATCTTCACGGTTCACTTTGGACCCATGAAAGTGGTTGTTCTGGCAGGATACAAGACGGTCAAGCAGGCGCTGGTCAACCAGGCAGAGGATTTTGGGGACAGGGACATCACACCTGTGTTCTATGATTTCAACCAAGGACATG GGATTCTGTTTACCAATGGAGACTCATGGAAAGAGATGAGGCGCTTTGCCCTGACAAACCTTAGAGACTTTGGGATGGGCAAGAAAGGGAGTGAGGAGAAAATCTTAGAGGAAATCCCCTACCTGATTGAAGTGTTGGAAAAACATGAGG GTAAGGCATTTGACACAGCACAGCCTGTGCTTTATGCCGTCTCCAACATAATCTCGGCAATTGTCTATGGCAGCAGGTTTGAATACACTGACCCCCTATTCACAGGCATGGTGAACAGGACCAATGAGAATGTTCACCTTATAGGTTCTGCATCATTGCAG ATGTACAACATGTTTCCCTGGTTGGGTCCGTGGATAAACAATCTGACACATCTGAAAAAGAATGTTGCTGATATGAAGATggaggtgacagagctggtgaggGGCCTGAAGGAGACTCTGAACCCTCATATGTGTAGAGGCTTTGTGGACTCGTTCCTCGTCCGAAAGCAGACCCTGGAG GAATCTGGCAATATGGATTCTTTCTACCATGACGACAACCTGGTATTTAGTGTTGGTAACCTGTTTGGTGCTGGTACCGACACCACCGGGACAACCCTGCGCTGGGGTCTGCTGCTAATGGCCAAGTACCCCCATATACAGG ATCAGGTCCAGGAGGAGATCAGCAGGGTCATAGGAAGTCGTCAAACCTTGGTAGAGGACAAGAAGAACCTGCCCTACACTGATGCAGTGATCCATGAGACCCAGAGACTGGCCAGCATTGCACCCATGGCCGTCCCTCACACCACCAGCCGAGATGTCACCTTCCAGGGATATTTCATCAAAAAG GGGACGTCTGTGATTCCTCTACTGACGTCGGTCCTACAGGACGATAGTGAATGGGAGAGCCCCAACACCTTTAACCCCTCACACTTTCTGGATGAGCAGGGAGGATTTGTCAAGAGGGACGCCTTCATGGCCTTTTCTGCAG GTCGTAGGGTGTGTCTGGGGGAGGGTCTGGCCAGGATTgagctcttcctcttcttcaCTTCCCTCCTGCAGCGCTTtcgtttctctcctcctcctggagTAACAGAGGATGATCTGGACCTCACACCATTACCGGGGTTCACCCTCCACCCTTCACCTCACCAGCTGTGTGCTGTGAGCCGGGTCTGA
- the LOC135564724 gene encoding cytochrome P450 2K1-like gives MLDLKKPYHSLCELSKKYGSIFTVHFGPKKVVVLAGYKTVKQVLVNQAEDFGDRDITPVFYDINQGHGIWPYGFSLP, from the exons ATGCTGGACCTCAAGAAgccctatcactctctctgtgaG CTCTCCAAGAAATATGGTTCCATCTTCACGGTTCACTTTGGACCCAAGAAAGTGGTTGTTCTGGCAGGATACAAGACGGTCAAGCAGGTGCTGGTCAACCAGGCAGAGGACTTTGGGGACAGggacatcactcctgtgttctatGATATAAACCAAGGACATG GAATCTGGCCATATGGATTCTCTCTACCATGA